The genomic DNA CTCAGATTTTGAGCACCACCTTGGAAAAACAACCAAAGTTACTGGCGAAAGGTTAACTGACTAATTCCATGGTCCATTTATTCAAATGTTTCCTAAGTTCCACTAAACCAGTTGCTGTGCTTAGTACTATGAACTCCCAAATCCCAAAGTAAGGAGGACTCTTAAGGAAACTTTATTGGGTAATCTGGGTGTCAGATGTGTATAAAGCAGAAAAATCTTCATTCATTCTGCCATCCTACATTCTAAAGAATGGATACAGAAACTGGGAGAAGAGGTTGTGTCTTGGAACTGGGATCTTCCTTGTTTTTGCCATCACATCATAAGACTATTGCGATATTTACATATGATACACCACCATATGATTACTTAAAAGTTGACAAAATCCTCAAAATGCTTATGAGGAGTGAAACAAATGGGATAGTGGGACATTTTTCTTGagatgtttatttattaaaaaaacatgaaTCTCTATTAAAGATATGTTAGTGAATTAAGGGCATATCAGTGCCTCTGCAGCATAAATAACACTGGCTTTAGATTATGAAGCATTTTACATGTCAGCTTTCAGTGCACTTGAGCAAGAAGAGTGAGGCTATTAGAGGTATAAATCTGAATTTGCTCTAATTTATTAAAAGGGTGAGCCATTTATAAATGTTGGTGCTTTATGTATTATTAGAAACAAATTTCTTGTGACACATCCCCCAGCTATGCTTCCATATACTGTCCTGCACACGGAGGCCAGCCTTATAATCTAGAGTAGAAGGGAGAAGGCTATTCTATCTGTTAGAGACATGGCTTCAGTGTTTAGACCCTGTGCACTTTAAAGAACCTGAGAGCGGTGAAAAGCATGTGAGATCTGAAACACATGCCCcagaaaaatggcaaaataaaattaatacttgTTTAAATAAATGTCTAGATAATACAACTAGGCAAAAAGTAATTGATTCAACTCCTGTACATTTATCTAGCAGTTATATCTGATGTGGTTTGTGGGTGCATTTTAGTATGTTGTTATGAGAGTTAGAAGAATCTTCCAAAATAAAGATGCATAAAGACATGAAAGGCTTTTATATAACCCCTTAGAGAGAGAGTAGGCATAACTAAAAAATAGAGTTGGGTGGGACTCACAGGAAGAAAAGACGACactaggaagaaagagagagagcagagtCTGGTCACGGGCTGCAGGGAAGAAGTGGCTTCACTTCTCCTGCCTGGACTGAATCTTCCCTATGATTCCCACTCCTAGTTCTACTCGGTCCTGGAGCAGAAGCTCTGATGCTCATCACTCTGCCATATCCCTGGGGATTCTGTAAATAATGGAGATAAtctctgtttttgctttgacaGGTATATGTTTTTCAAAGTACTTGAGGGAAGCCTAGCAGGCAGTTCTGACTCAACTAAGTCCATCACTGTGGACTTTTCTGGTGTACCACCCCAGCCCTcagatcttatttatttatttatttatttatttattttttgctgaacCGAGGGGCATGTGGAACTTCACTGGCTAGAGAGTGAACCCTCATCCCCCTCagcagaagtgtggagtcttaaccactggactgccagagaagtcccccagGTCTTGGTTCTGAGACACTGTCTGAGagataggttttcttttttctcttcttgggcacTTCTCTCatcccttcccctcttctttaTCCCTAGAAAAGAAACTTCCTTTGGTTATGTTTAGATGACTTAATATTGCTGAATATGCATTAATGTGTTTTGCTTAGTGAAAATAATACAATAGGATGATGGCCAAACAGgtctataaataataatgatCTACTGTTCTGAGCACTTTATATGAATTAACTCATATAATCCTCTTAATTAcctcataagggcttccctggtggtcagatgataaagaattggcctgcaatgcaggagacgcagttctgatccctgggtcagcaagatcccctgtagaagggaacggctacccactccagtactcttgcctggagaattccatggacagaagaggctggcaggctacagtccgtgggattgcaaagcgTCGgatatgagtgagtgactaaaactttcacttttcacctcatAAAGTTCATTGTTATCCACATCttgcaaatgagaaaatggaaacgTGCAGAAGTAAAGTGTCTTGCCTAAGATCATCAAGTTAGTTAGGGAAGAACTGGGAAATTAACCCAGAATTTGGCTCCAGAAGTCAGGGTCCTCACGTACGTATCATATTCTCTCCCACTCACCGTGGCTCCTTGCCTCATCTCTGCTGTTCCTTTTTCTTGCTCATCTGCATCTGGATACTCTCTTAGGGTTTGGGCAGGTGTTCACTGTGAGACTTTGATGTGTGCCTTGTGCCTTGTGATCTCTGACTCTTTCCTAAATGTCTAAAACTCTCCTGCTTAGAACCCTCAGCAGAGATGAGACGGAGCCCTGGGAAGGCACTGAATGAAATGAAAGTCCTTCTTCACACAGGCAGACACCTTTTCCAGAACCTAATAAACAGCCAACCAGGCCTCACAGTCCCTCTTCCAGTCTTGAATTTGGTGTCTCACTACTGAGGTCATAAGACATTATTAGAATTATAGGCAGAGAGCCCAGGTTGTTATGAGGTCATATATCAGGTATCGTTTATTGAAAAGGTGTATGTTAACAACTAGTAGGGTTGGGAGAAGTGGTGAGAAAAATTTTCAGTAAATTTCTTTCTAAGgaaaatgaatttgttttctagtggggcttttttacttttatttttttaaaattgaaggataattgctttataatgttgtgttaatttctgctatatgacaacatgaataaataactaaatatatatataaataactaaatatatatgtttcctcCCTCTTCAGCCTTTCTGGTGGGGCTTTTGTTTATATAAATTTGGGGCTGATGCTTCAGAATACAGGCAGAGCAATGCTACCAGTGGCCCTTCATCTCTGTGCTTATCCCCGGAAAGCGAAGCCTCTCCTCTGAATAGAAGTCAAATGAGTATCTAAAATATACTGGGCTGGAAGGATGTCAAATTATTAACTCCTCTGAGGCCCTTACTTGTTTGAGTCTGGCCCTGGTCCCTTCCCTATGCCCAGCTGGAGTCCCATTGCATCCTCTCCACAGCCCATTATGCTCTGAGCAAGTGCATCTACATAGAGGTAGGGGGATGGACTCATAAACTGGGGCTTTCATTCCTTCAGATGCCCTCCTCTCTGGGACCATCTGAATGCCAGTATCAGTAGGTCCATCTATTAATAGTATACCATACCCCCAATTCTTCCCTTATTCTCTCTATGGTCTCTTTCCTCTATTCCCTTCCAGATTTTAAATCACTCACTCCTTCCCTAATCCTAAGAGCTGACAGTCCACagcttcagaagaaaataaatcttacCTGAGTGGTGGGAGGAGTGAAGGCAAAGAAAGCCCTTCGCCTAAATTTTCTTAACCAAAGGGAAATCTGAATTTTTTGAGAGTGAGAGAACAAGTGGGATGAAAAGGAGGGCTATATGAGTGGAGCCAGAGAGGTGTGTATTGATTTCCTGTACTCAGAATACTTTTCCTTGGGCGCTCTTAAGGATAAGGAGATTTAAACACAACTTTTATGGAATCATTTTGGGGAAGAGCAAGCAATGAATATGAACCCCTCTCAATTTCACCAACTGCTCCGCTCCTCACAGCCTTTAGGGAAAGTTTTAATTTGGGTCAGAATGAAGGAATATATTTTTCAGACTCCTTCTGGATTGCCATTTGCAGCTCCATTTCCATGAGTGCCAGGATATTAGGCAAATTTCATGTGAAATGTTCAAAGTAATAGCCAGATAAGTTTAATGTGATTAAATATAATCAAGTTAAATATAGTTTAGCTAATAGGTGTTCAGGAAGGAAATGTATTGTTATGAACATGGGCCATTACAAAGTGATATGTTTTAAGAAAGTATTTTAAGGTTAAAATTTGAGTAagcagagaggaaagggaagggaaattCAGGTTAACACAGAAGGAACAAAATCTTGTGGGCAGAAAAAAGTACAACACAGGTAAGAGGGCAAATGCTGCTTGGGTGGAAATGGTAGAATGAGGTCAGAAAGGTAGGATGTGACCAGTTTGGAAGCAGAGTGGCTGGATGCAGGGTGAAGCCTCTATTGATTCTTGAAGAGTGATCGCCACAGAAGCTCTTCCTGCAAATCAAGCACCAAGGGTCAGAAGTCATTTCTACACCCAACTGAGTGTTGTCTAGGAGAACATTCCCCTGCAGAGTCCCATGGTTCAGAAACCACTGCTATCTTTTGTGATCGCTGATGTACTCAGAGGTGCTGTTTCTATGTCTTTCAGCACACTCACCCGCTTCTGTCATTATAGAGGTGATCCTGAAGTACATCATGACTCACACCAACTTCACCCCCTTCCACCCTGCAGTTTTTGTCCTACTgggcatccctgggttggaggcTTATCATGTTTGGCTGTCAATACCCTTCGGCCTCATGTATATCACTGCAGTTCTGGGCAACAGTATCCTGATAGCGGTCATCATCACTGAGCGTAACCTTCATGagcccatgtacttcttcctctgcATGCTGGCCATCACGGACATCCTGCTGTCCACCACTACTGTCCCCAAGGCCCTAGCCATCTTTTGGCTCCATGCTCATGACATTGCCTTTGATGCCTGTGTCACCCAAGTTTTCTTTGTCCACATGATGTTTGTGGGGGAGTCAGCCATCCTATTAGCCATGGCCTTTGACCGGTTTGTGGCCATCTGTATCCCCCTGCATTATAAGACAATGCTAACATGGCCTGTGGTGGGAAGAACTGCTGTGGCCATTGTTACCCGAAGTTTCTGCATCATCTTCCCGGTGATCTTCTTGCTGCATCGACTGCCTTTCTGCCGGACCAATATCATCCCACACTCCTACTGTGAGCATATTGGAGTGGCCCGCTTGGCCTGTGCTGACATCACCCTTAACATCTGGTACGGCTTCTCAGTGCCCATTGTCACGGTCATCTTGGACGTGATCCTCATCACGGTGTCATACTCACTGATCCTCCGAGCAGTGTTTCGTTTGCCCTCCCAGGATGCTCGGCACAAGGCCCTCAGCACCTGTGGTTCCCACCTCTGTGTCATCCTCATGTtttatgtcccctccttctttaCATTATTGACCCACCGCTTTGGACGTAACATACCTCGACATGTCCATATCCTGTTAGCCAATCTATATGTGGTGGTGCCCCCAATGCTCAACCCCATTGTCTATGGTGTAAAGACTAAGCAGATCCGGGACGGGGTAGTCCACCGGTTCTTTGATACTATGGCTTGGTGCTATGCTTCCTCTCTGGGCTAATGGTTTCCTTTGACTCCCCACTCCCAGCTTTACCAAGGAAACTAGGTGTGAAGCACAGAGATTTCCTGGACTGAGAcagcttttccttcccttcctctctctcttcctttttcttcatcttcctccTGGGTTTTTCAGACACTCCAAGCCTCCTATCTCTGTACGTCTGTTGAATCTTGTGCAGATCCCAAAATGTATGTACTGAGTTATTATGGACTTTTATTTGTACCACTACTTGACTGTAAAGTCTTTGAATTCAGAAGAGTGTGTGTCATTCATATTTGTATGCTCAGTACTTCACAAAATGCCTGGAACataataaatgtttgaaaaatggATGACAGCACATTTACCTCCTCAAAATTAAGAGGTGCATCTACTACGCACTGAATGATCAGCTAAATTAGTCCACAGACCCAGTGATTGCTAAACCGTCTCCTCACAAAGGTAGTTTGGCGTCTTAGAGACAAATAAGCTGCTGACACAGCACAGTTCTTCTTACCTGTCACACCTTTGCCACATCTCAGAGACCAGGGAATAACAAGGGTGGAGGAAACAGGGCACTCTCGATATTCTCTTATACTTGGCTTCTGACTAACCTCAATATTAGGAACTATAGCTCATTGTTCCTGGCCAGGATGGCAAAACTGGAGTAGTTTCTTGAAGTTACCGATCTTGACTCTAATTCTTTCATGCTTTTTCAGAAAAGGCATTTTCTGAAATACTCATTTCCTCAACCACATTACTCATTTCCTCAACCACAGACTGTGCTAATGGgtcccccatctctctctccttcctagaATTCTCATTTGAGTTTCAGATACATAAAAATCCACCTATCAACTGGGTATCATCTCCAGGATATAGAACTACCACTCATGGTAGCTTTTCTTATCGTTCCTTTTCTTAGAAACTAGATTATGATAATTGTATCAACTTCATTGAGCTGGAAACCCTGGGGAGTTACTCAGCTTCTTCCTCTCTAGCCTGCTCCCCAAGAATTGGTTGTTACTGATATTGATTCTACTACTAAATAGATATCTGGGAAGTTTTTGGAGTTGTATCATGATACCAGTCCTGTCCCCATCGTTTTCCAGCTGTGTGAACTTGTGAAATTTATTCAATGTTTTTAGTCCCCAGTTTTTaagtctgtaaaatgagagtagAAAGAGAAACTTGCGGGGTTCttgagaagattaaatgaaataaaccatatATACAGCACTTATTTTTAGGTCATAGTAATAAGTATCTGAGAAATAGTTCACTAAGGCTATCAGTATTGTTAGGTTTCTTTTTAACACAGTTTCTATCCATTACTTATATCCCCTATCATCTTTAACATCAGATATTGCAttagtttttaaattgatttcaatgtttttaatcttttacaCTGTTACTGAAACTATAAATTGACCCAAAGTTAAGCATTCTAAAAAGCATGGCCAATCATACTACTTTATGTCAAATACAGTCTTCATTACTTATAGACGTGTTTTCCACAGAATATTCTGTAGAAATAATAGGTATCATAATGGATGTTTTATAGAAAATTTCCATAGTCAAATAAGCATGAAAAATGCTGACACCGTGAGTCATGCACATGGCTATCCAAGAGAGGGCTAGAGTTTTCAGCCTTTCCCACACATTTGTGACCATAGATATTTGTATCCATGTTTATATAACTTCTTGTTAGCACATCAATTTACACTGGTAAAGTAACCTAGTGTTTGATCAGCCACGATTTGGAAGTCATAGGACCACAGAGTAAGCTAGCCCTGATTTACTTTTCTATCATTACCTCAAAACACATCACCATGTAGTCGTACATTAATACATAATATAGTAATATTAacgataataataattataacaaaGCTAATGTTTAGTAGGAGATCATTGTATGCTAGGAACCATGTTAAGTGCTCTGCTGcattaaatcatttaatcctcagacaACCTCATGAGATAGTACTGTTGCTACCTCTGTTTTATACATGGGGCACCAAAAGCTCAACTAGGATAAATAGTCAAGATCGCACAGCTGGCAGATGGTAGAGCCCTAATGTCAACTCCCCTTTGAAGTCTTTGCCAATCTCCCCCAACTCAGAGGTGATCATCTTGTTCTCTGGGTCTCACAGCAATGGTATTTATGGTTTCAGCTCATTATTAATCACTCTATGAAACCACGAGAACTTGAGTTCTGTGAGGACAGAGAATTTGTCTCATTCATTACTATGGTTCTTGAATCTGGCATAGAGGTCAATGTGTATATTAACGGattgattaatttaaaatgttggtGAGGTCTTTGACCTTTGGACATTTCATTGTTAAGTAGTATCTAATTTTTTGACTGAGAATCATTtggacacgtacacacacacacactgcttagCTCCTCCTGACCTACTATTTCTTCTATATACCCACAGGTTTCTATGTTCACTGAGATTCAGTAATATAGGCAGGGCTTTAACATTCTGTGTACTGACTAGCAGCAATTAGTGTCCACTAGTCCATTCTGTGTCCGTATGTTAGCCAGAGAAATGGAATTGTTAGCAGGTGGAGTTTGGACAGACTGCTGTAGCTAGGAATTGATTACCCACCCTCTCTGGTCAGTGACCTCTGGAGACTAGTTCGAAGGGGATCTGCTTTGGCCAATTAAATGAGATGCTCCCTGAAGACTTAGTAGGGTAGAAATTCTTTCCTTGCCTAAGGGATTCCTGCAGCTGAGGTATAAATACTGTCCTATTTCACTCCACAGTCTGCATCTGGCATCTCCTTTCATGTGTTGGGGAAGCATGCGTGAAACTGGGGTAAGTTTCTGAGAAGGGAATAAATGTTTGTCTCATGGGATTTTTAGGTTTTCCTGGAATAAAATCCAATAAACTGTTGATCCAGACACTGTCTCCTCAGGCCCTCTGTATAAAGTAGTATAAATATACACTGTTCAGAAGTGTGTATATCTTGACATATTGAACTGCTGCAGACATTTTTGCTACATGGTGCTGGGACTACAGCTAATTCCACCAcctccgcccccctccccagaaTATTACAGAGGTATAAAAAATAGGGGAACATTGAAAAGCAGGTATAGTAAAACTCACAACTTAGTGTAAGttgaaatatttatatgaaaactAGAATGTTACAGTTTTACTGGTTttaactgtagcctaccagactcctctgtccctggagttctccagacaagaatgctggagtgtatccattcccttctccaggggatcatcccaactcaggatttgaacctgggtttcctgcattacaggcagactctttaccatctgaaccaccagggaagcccacaatagaAGAAactcaaataatatttttcaaaataaaattgtggAAACATTTAACCATTAAAACCACAGAAAACATGTACAGGTGGACCTGAAAAGCACACAGTTTGTACTGCACAGGTCCACtcatatgcagattttttttcaacagtaaatactGCAATACAAAAccatccatggttggttgaatccacggatgttgtttagttgctaagttgtgtctgactcttttgctaccccatggactatagcccctcaagctcctctgccaatgggattctccaggcaagaatactggagcgggttaccatttccttctccaatagggaGGGTCCACTGTAAAGTTACATACAGATTTTCTACTATTTGGTAGGTTGGTGCATCTAATGCTTgcattgttcaaaggtcaactctATGTACGGActccc from Budorcas taxicolor isolate Tak-1 chromosome 15, Takin1.1, whole genome shotgun sequence includes the following:
- the LOC128060459 gene encoding olfactory receptor 52B2, which codes for MTHTNFTPFHPAVFVLLGIPGLEAYHVWLSIPFGLMYITAVLGNSILIAVIITERNLHEPMYFFLCMLAITDILLSTTTVPKALAIFWLHAHDIAFDACVTQVFFVHMMFVGESAILLAMAFDRFVAICIPLHYKTMLTWPVVGRTAVAIVTRSFCIIFPVIFLLHRLPFCRTNIIPHSYCEHIGVARLACADITLNIWYGFSVPIVTVILDVILITVSYSLILRAVFRLPSQDARHKALSTCGSHLCVILMFYVPSFFTLLTHRFGRNIPRHVHILLANLYVVVPPMLNPIVYGVKTKQIRDGVVHRFFDTMAWCYASSLG